The following coding sequences lie in one Flavobacterium sediminis genomic window:
- the guaA gene encoding glutamine-hydrolyzing GMP synthase produces the protein MQHNVLILDFGSQYTQLIARRVRELNIFCEIYPYNNPPEDLSSFKAVILSGSPFSVRSEEAPHPDLSEIRGKKPLLAVCYGAQYLAHFSGGEVAPSTIREYGRANLSFIKENEAFFENVSLGSQVWMSHSDTIKQLPTNGVRLASTKDVENAAYRIEGESTYAIQFHPEVYHSTDGKQMLENFLVKIAGVEQSFTANAFVEEIVEELKQKIGNDKVVLGLSGGVDSTVAAVLLNKAIGDNLYCIFVNNGLLRKNEFESVLHQYKDMGLNVKGVDASARFLDALAGLEDPEAKRKAIGRVFIEVFDDEAHLLKDVKWLGQGTIYPDVIESVSVKGPSATIKSHHNVGGLPDFMKLQVVEPLRMLFKDEVRRVGKTLGIDDELLGRHPFPGPGLAIRILGDITPEKVSILQEVDAIFINGLKEHGLYNKVWQAGAILLPVNSVGVMGDERTYEKVVALRAVESTDGMTADWVHLPYEFLMKVSNEIINKVKGVNRVVYDISSKPPATIEWE, from the coding sequence ATGCAACACAACGTTTTAATTTTAGATTTCGGTTCGCAATACACGCAACTAATTGCGCGTAGAGTTAGGGAACTGAATATTTTTTGTGAAATTTATCCTTATAATAACCCGCCTGAAGATTTATCATCTTTTAAAGCAGTAATTCTGTCAGGAAGCCCTTTTTCAGTTCGTTCGGAAGAAGCGCCTCATCCGGATTTATCGGAGATCAGAGGTAAAAAGCCTTTGTTAGCGGTTTGTTATGGGGCTCAGTATTTAGCTCATTTTTCAGGAGGAGAAGTAGCTCCGTCCACTATTCGTGAATACGGAAGAGCAAATCTTTCCTTTATTAAGGAAAATGAAGCATTCTTTGAAAATGTTAGTTTAGGCAGTCAAGTGTGGATGAGCCATTCAGATACCATCAAACAATTACCGACTAACGGGGTTCGATTAGCAAGTACAAAAGATGTTGAAAATGCAGCTTATCGAATAGAAGGAGAAAGTACTTACGCAATCCAGTTCCATCCGGAAGTGTATCATTCAACTGACGGAAAGCAAATGTTAGAGAACTTTTTAGTGAAGATTGCAGGAGTAGAGCAAAGTTTCACAGCAAATGCTTTTGTAGAAGAGATTGTTGAGGAACTAAAACAAAAGATCGGTAACGATAAAGTAGTATTAGGATTGTCCGGTGGTGTAGACTCTACTGTTGCAGCTGTTTTATTGAATAAAGCTATCGGAGATAACTTATACTGTATTTTCGTAAACAACGGTTTGTTACGTAAAAATGAGTTCGAAAGTGTATTGCATCAGTATAAAGATATGGGCTTGAACGTAAAAGGAGTTGATGCTTCGGCACGCTTTTTGGATGCTTTAGCAGGGTTGGAAGATCCGGAAGCTAAACGCAAAGCGATTGGGCGTGTGTTTATTGAAGTATTTGATGATGAAGCACACTTGTTAAAAGATGTAAAATGGTTAGGACAGGGAACAATCTATCCTGACGTGATTGAATCAGTTTCAGTAAAAGGTCCTTCAGCTACAATTAAATCTCATCATAATGTGGGCGGATTACCTGATTTTATGAAATTACAGGTAGTTGAACCATTGCGAATGTTGTTTAAAGACGAAGTACGCCGGGTAGGAAAAACATTAGGCATAGATGATGAATTATTAGGAAGACATCCTTTTCCGGGACCCGGATTAGCCATTCGGATTTTAGGAGATATTACTCCGGAAAAAGTTAGTATATTGCAAGAAGTTGATGCTATTTTCATCAACGGATTAAAAGAACACGGTTTGTATAATAAAGTGTGGCAGGCCGGCGCTATTTTGCTTCCGGTAAATAGTGTGGGTGTAATGGGAGATGAACGTACTTATGAGAAAGTGGTGGCATTGCGCGCTGTCGAATCTACTGATGGTATGACTGCGGATTGGGTACACCTGCCTTACGAGTTCTTAATGAAAGTGTCCAACGAAATTATTAATAAAGTGAAAGGTGTAAATAGAGTAGTGTATGACATTAGCTCTAAACCGCCTGCAACTATTGAATGGGAATAA
- a CDS encoding PBP1 and LysM peptidoglycan-binding domain-containing protein: MLIRKIAFLMLLSCSVMVARQEPYVKHSIAKGETVYSIARKYKVTPYDIYQLNPDAKDGIKENAILLIPSKSSVTVTKEVKTVTPETETNDKSETTTHIVKTKETLYGLAKQYDVSVADLKEWNPEVAQNGLKVGQEIIVSKNYQPDNTNDTVEITTTKNTTEVFTHVVKTKETLYGISKQYDLSISELEELNPQLKESGLQIGDTLQLKKVIQEKSNNINGNVITSSIGVLERYYIVKPEETLFSISRKLSVSEEELLKLNPEAVDGVKTGMKLKLPNTFVSKSKPQADLIQTLDFSTRKDLVLLLPFNVTKIYTDTSRTVQENIKENKFLNLTLDFYSGALMAIDSAKVMGLPVHVKILDVESSRSTSNIAKIIGRNDFSDVDAVIGPFQNSHVEATAQLLSQYNTPVISPLSKEESKPLPNLYSVVPLQETMYKAVFNYMYAKNGNVLAVVSKKKNSTKEYLEQHYKDVKFASYNAEGAIDLESIRTKLVKSQKNFVILESELASQVLNVTNALVKYKKDFDIQLVVLELYDTLDYDEIPMQNLVDLNLLFPSSRREIDTPEGLIYEEKYEKKYGVKPNSRANAGFDITFDTLLRICQPESFEETAKRYKSEQIETAFDYESHNGVIVNDAVYIQYYSSDYTIKPAL, encoded by the coding sequence ATGTTAATACGTAAAATTGCATTTTTGATGTTATTATCTTGTAGCGTAATGGTTGCAAGACAAGAACCTTATGTAAAGCATAGCATTGCAAAAGGAGAAACTGTTTATAGCATTGCCAGAAAATATAAAGTAACCCCTTATGATATCTATCAGCTTAATCCGGATGCCAAAGACGGAATCAAGGAAAATGCAATTTTATTAATACCGAGTAAATCTTCTGTAACGGTTACCAAAGAAGTAAAAACAGTTACTCCGGAAACAGAAACAAATGATAAGTCGGAAACAACTACACATATTGTAAAGACAAAGGAAACCTTGTATGGTTTGGCAAAACAATACGATGTTTCTGTGGCAGATCTGAAAGAATGGAATCCGGAGGTTGCACAGAACGGTTTAAAAGTAGGACAAGAGATCATCGTATCTAAAAATTACCAGCCGGATAATACAAACGATACCGTAGAGATTACAACCACAAAAAATACAACGGAGGTATTCACACATGTTGTAAAAACAAAAGAAACGTTATACGGTATTTCTAAGCAATATGATCTTTCTATTAGCGAATTAGAAGAACTTAATCCGCAGCTAAAAGAAAGCGGCTTACAAATAGGAGATACATTACAATTAAAAAAAGTAATTCAGGAGAAAAGTAACAATATAAATGGAAATGTTATTACCTCCAGTATTGGTGTTTTAGAGCGTTATTACATCGTTAAGCCGGAAGAGACTTTATTCAGTATTTCAAGAAAGTTAAGCGTTTCAGAAGAAGAATTATTGAAATTGAATCCGGAAGCGGTTGATGGCGTAAAAACAGGGATGAAACTGAAGCTGCCTAATACATTCGTTTCAAAGAGTAAACCACAGGCTGATCTGATCCAGACATTGGATTTTTCTACCCGAAAAGATCTGGTCTTATTGTTACCTTTTAATGTTACTAAAATTTATACTGATACTTCCAGAACCGTTCAGGAAAATATTAAAGAAAATAAATTCTTAAATCTTACATTGGATTTCTATTCAGGAGCTTTAATGGCTATAGATTCCGCTAAAGTAATGGGCTTACCGGTTCATGTAAAGATATTAGATGTAGAAAGTTCACGTTCCACTTCAAATATTGCCAAGATCATAGGAAGAAATGATTTTTCGGATGTAGATGCCGTAATAGGGCCATTTCAGAATTCTCATGTAGAAGCAACAGCCCAATTACTGTCACAATACAATACGCCGGTTATTTCCCCGCTTTCAAAAGAAGAAAGCAAACCTTTGCCTAATCTGTATAGTGTAGTACCGTTACAAGAAACAATGTACAAAGCTGTTTTCAACTATATGTATGCTAAGAATGGCAATGTATTAGCAGTGGTCAGTAAGAAAAAGAATAGTACCAAAGAGTATTTAGAACAACATTATAAAGATGTAAAATTTGCTTCATATAATGCAGAAGGAGCAATTGATTTAGAAAGTATCCGTACTAAATTAGTCAAAAGCCAAAAGAACTTCGTGATTCTGGAATCAGAGTTAGCAAGTCAGGTTTTGAATGTAACCAATGCGTTGGTAAAGTATAAGAAAGATTTTGACATACAGCTGGTAGTATTAGAGTTATACGATACACTGGATTATGATGAAATTCCGATGCAGAATCTGGTAGATCTTAACTTATTATTTCCTTCAAGCAGAAGAGAGATCGACACACCGGAAGGTTTGATCTATGAAGAAAAATACGAAAAAAAGTATGGGGTAAAACCAAATTCCAGAGCTAATGCAGGATTTGACATTACATTTGACACCCTATTACGCATTTGTCAACCGGAAAGCTTTGAAGAAACGGCTAAGCGATACAAATCAGAACAGATAGAAACAGCTTTTGATTACGAATCTCACAACGGCGTTATTGTGAACGATGCTGTTTATATTCAGTATTACAGTAGTGATTATACGATAAAGCCGGCATTATAA
- a CDS encoding YceI family protein has protein sequence MKKIAIFAFAITLLATSCKKEEKTEAPVEETTEATPEVVSLKIVSDSTKVNWTAYKTTDKVAVGGSFTAISLKDTKEGETPETVLEGASFSIPVSSVFTNNPERDEKLKQFFFSVLKDTELIGGVINFKEGKTVLTLTLNGVTQSVDVTSKFENKKFTVDGVINLEDFGAQAAVESINKACYDLHKGADGVSKTWSEVAISGSVLFE, from the coding sequence ATGAAAAAAATTGCAATATTTGCGTTTGCTATAACGCTATTAGCAACAAGTTGTAAAAAAGAAGAAAAAACAGAAGCTCCTGTTGAAGAAACAACGGAAGCTACTCCGGAAGTTGTTAGTTTAAAAATAGTGTCAGACTCTACAAAAGTGAACTGGACCGCTTATAAGACTACTGATAAAGTAGCTGTAGGAGGTAGTTTTACTGCGATTTCATTAAAAGATACCAAAGAAGGTGAAACTCCTGAGACTGTATTGGAAGGAGCTAGTTTCTCTATTCCGGTAAGCAGTGTGTTTACAAACAACCCTGAAAGAGACGAAAAATTAAAACAATTCTTTTTCAGCGTATTAAAAGATACTGAATTAATCGGTGGAGTAATCAACTTTAAAGAAGGAAAAACAGTTTTAACATTAACTCTAAATGGTGTTACTCAATCTGTTGACGTTACTTCTAAATTTGAAAACAAAAAATTTACTGTTGACGGTGTTATTAACTTAGAGGATTTTGGTGCTCAAGCAGCTGTTGAATCAATCAATAAAGCATGTTATGATCTGCATAAAGGTGCTGACGGTGTTAGCAAAACATGGAGTGAAGTTGCTATTTCAGGATCTGTTTTATTTGAATAA